Proteins encoded by one window of Deltaproteobacteria bacterium:
- a CDS encoding pilus assembly protein, which produces MRQRRNQRAQALVETGLVIALFVIVVLGMIEFGYAFM; this is translated from the coding sequence ATGAGGCAAAGACGAAACCAGCGGGCGCAGGCCCTCGTGGAGACGGGCCTGGTAATCGCGCTGTTCGTAATCGTGGTGCTGGGGATGATCGAATTCGGCTACGCCTTCATG